From Pristiophorus japonicus isolate sPriJap1 chromosome 7, sPriJap1.hap1, whole genome shotgun sequence, one genomic window encodes:
- the exoc8 gene encoding exocyst complex component 8, with protein sequence MAADGASKLRRQLEAPRFEPGLYVKQLSQQSDGDRDLQEHRHKIQSLADETAQNLKKNVYKNYRQFIETAREISYLESEMYQLSHILTEQKGIMDGLTQLLLTADREQLQQQGSRQLQQGTSSSGGGGGSTTTATTTSSSSSEAFLLLPREAEEHKQRTLTTLLEKVEGCQDLLQAPGRYLVYNGDLLECDAETAAQVQRVHAFLMNDCLLVAAWLPSRRGAVRYRYDALYRLDSFAVVNVKDNGPMRDMFKVLMFPDTRVFQAENAKVKKEWLEILDQTKKTKALTERLEVEKAEALLLLLAAEEEEKTKKSRPPPSLSSKANPFDEQEEPPALELVDLSLEWIQELPEDLDVCIAQRDFEGAVDLLDKLSDYLRGAAGQPGVRQLRGRVEQRVRRLTDVLVYELSPGRSLRGGPRATRRAVSQLIRLGQSTKACELFLKNRAAAVQTAIRQLRIEGATLLYIHKLCNIFFTGLLDTAREFEMDFAGDSGCYSAFVVWSRSATRLFVDAFSKQVFDSKESLSTTAECVEVAKEHCSKLSEIGLDLTFTLQALLVKDIKAALHSYKGIIVEATKHRNSEEMWRKMNLMTPEALAKLKEEMKGSGITNFDQYTGDDCWVNLSYTIVAFTKQLMAFLEEGLKLYFPELHMVLLESLREIILVAVQHVDYSLRCEQDPEKKVFIRENVSFLYETVLPVVERRFEEGVGTPAKQLQDLRNGSRIIRVNPESTNSFV encoded by the coding sequence ATGGCGGCGGACGGGGCCTCCAAGCTCCGGCGCCAGCTGGAGGCGCCGCGCTTCGAGCCGGGCCTGTACGTCAAGCAGCTGTCGCAGCAGTCGGACGGCGACCGCGACCTGCAGGAGCACCGGCACAAGATCCAGAGCCTGGCCGACGAGACGGCGCAGAACCTGAAGAAGAACGTCTACAAGAACTACCGGCAGTTCATCGAGACGGCGCGGGAGATCAGCTACCTGGAGAGCGAGATGTACCAGCTCAGCCACATCCTCACCGAGCAGAAGGGCATCATGGACGGCCTGACCCAGCTGCTGCTGACGGCCGACCGGGAGCAGCTCCAGCAGCAGGGCTCCCGCCAGCTGCAGCAGGGGACCTCCTCGTccggcggcggcggcggcagcaccaccaccgccaccaccacctcctcctcctcctccgaggcGTTCCTGCTGCTGCCGCGGGAGGCCGAGGAGCACAAGCAGCGCACCCTCACCACCCTGCTGGAGAAAGTGGAGGGCTGCCAGGACCTGCTGCAGGCGCCCGGCCGCTACCTGGTCTACAACGGCGACCTGCTGGAGTGCGACGCCGAGACGGCGGCGCAGGTGCAGCGGGTGCACGCCTTCCTGATGAACGACTGCCTGCTGGTGGCCGCCTGGCTGCCCAGCCGCCGCGGCGCCGTGCGCTACCGCTACGACGCGCTCTACCGCCTCGACAGCTTCGCCGTGGTCAACGTCAAGGACAACGGGCCCATGCGCGACATGTTCAAGGTGCTCATGTTCCCCGACACGCGGGTCTTCCAGGCCGAGAACGCCAAGGTCAAGAAGGAGTGGCTGGAGATCCTGGACCAGACCAAGAAGACCAAGGCGCTGACCGAGCGCCTGGAGGTGGAGAAGGCCGAggccctgctgctgctgctggcggccgaggaggaggagaagacgAAGAAGTCGCGGCCGCCGCCGTCTCTGTCGTCCAAGGCCAACCCGTTCGACGAGCAGGAGGAGCCCCCGGCCCTGGAGCTGGTGGACCTGAGCCTGGAGTGGATCCAAGAGCTGCCCGAGGACCTGGACGTCTGCATCGCCCAGCGTGACTTCGAAGGGGCGGTCGACCTGCTGGACAAGCTGTCCGACTACCTGCGCGGGGCGGCCGGCCAGCCCGGGGTGCGCCAGCTGCGCGGCCGGGTGGAGCAGCGGGTCCGCCGGCTCACCGACGTGCTGGTCTACGAGCTGTCGCCCGGCCGCTCGCTGCGCGGCGGCCCGCGGGCCACCCGGCGCGCCGTCTCGCAGCTCATCCGCCTCGGCCAGTCGACCAAGGCCTGCGAGCTCTTCCTGAAGAACCGCGCGGCCGCCGTGCAGACAGCCATCCGCCAGCTGCGCATCGAGGGCGCCACCTTGCTCTACATCCACAAGCTCTGTAACATCTTCTTCACCGGCCTGCTGGACACGGCCAGGGAGTTCGAGATGGACTTCGCCGGTGACAGCGGCTGCTACTCGGCCTTCGTGGTGTGGTCGCGCTCGGCCACCCGCCTCTTCGTCGACGCCTTCAGCAAGCAGGTGTTCGACAGCAAGGAGAGCCTGTCCACCACAGCCGAGTGCGTGGAGGTGGCCAAGGAGCACTGCAGCAAGCTCAGTGAGATCGGCCTGGACCTCACCTTCACCCTCCAGGCCCTGCTGGTCAAGGACATCAAGGCCGCCCTCCACAGCTACAAGGGCATCATCGTGGAGGCCACCAAGCACCGCAACTCCGAGGAGATGTGGAGGAAGATGAACCTGATGACGCCCGAGGCCTTGGCGAAGCTGAAGGAGGAGATGAAGGGCAGCGGCATCACGAATTTTGATCAGTACACGGGCGACGACTGCTGGGTCAACCTCAGCTACACCATCGTGGCCTTCACCAAGCAGCTGATGGCCTTCTTGGAGGAAGGGCTGAAGCTCTACTTCCCCGAACTGCACATGGTCCTTCTGGAGAGCCTCCGCGAGATCATCCTGGTGGCCGTGCAGCACGTCGACTACAGCCTGCGCTGCGAGCAGGACCCGGAGAAGAAAGTCTTCATTCGCGAGAACGTTTCCTTCCTGTACGAGACTGTCCTCCCCGTGGTGGAGAGACGGTTCGAGGAAGGAGTTGGAACGCCGGCCAAACAACTCCAGGATCTCCGCAATGGATCCCGGATCATTCGCGTCAATCCAGAAAGCACCAATTCGTTTGTGTAA
- the sprtn gene encoding DNA-dependent metalloprotease SPRTN, with protein MEADMLLALQLQAAWEREAAAAAQSSGPAVQSPGPADGQAPLSVVDGSWELIDPNPDLRGLYLQFNERYFWGRLAGVEVRWSPRMTLCAGVCCYEGRGGLCSIRISEPLLKLRPRRDLVETLLHEMIHALLFVTNNDKDHESHGPEFCKHMRRINTMTGANVTIYHNFHEEVDVYRQHWWRCDGPCQNRRPYLGYVKRAMNRAPSARDPWWAEHQRICGGTYTKVKEPENYKVKKRVRGETPGKQSKPLKDKDRSLGVDIRSVIPFVGKGRILGGRSADLPSQRTPMGRIPESSKLLSSRSQDVPRGCEPGLGSWVVESNRQGASPEAANPASPIPAGARPPSVLSGWLLKRPADHTGPKTAKKSVANAGAFISVDGSPVKIGGPPPTDSAKGKVPKSNQKRPISELHGPPHQPGRSAAGTSARKKMRAEPPSPGAPILQAFGKSPAAARSAGASTSDEADSSNRHSRNAAGTGPWQTDSPAGASGTSAGGELVNCPVCGLAFSASGINQHLDSCLQ; from the exons ATGGAAGCTGACATGTTGCTGGCGCTACagctgcaggcggcctgggagaggGAGGCCGCCGCCGCCGCCCAGAGCTCGGGTCCCGCCGTCCAGAGCCCGGGGCCCGCCGACGGCCAGGCGCCGCTCTCGGTGGTGGACGGGTCGTGGGAGCTGATCGACCCGAACCCCGACCTGAGGGGCCTCTACCTGCAGTTCAACGAGCGCTACTTCTGGGGCCGGCTGGCCGGAGTGGAGGTGCGCTGGAGCCCGCGCATGACGCT ATGCGCAGGGGTGTGCTGTTATGAGGGGAGAGGAGGCCTATGCTCGATTCGCATCAGTGAACCGCTGCTGAAACTGCGGCCCAGGCGAGACTTGGTTGAG ACGCTATTACACGAAATGATCCACGCCTTGCTGTTCGTCACAAACAATGACAAAGATCATGAGTCTCATGGGCCCGAGTTCTGCAAACACATGAGGAGGATCAACACGATGACTGGAGCCAATGTGACT ATTTACCACAACTTCCACGAAGAGGTGGATGTATACCGGCAGCACTGGTGGCGATGTGACGGACCCTGTCAAAACAGGCGGCCATACCTCGGATACGTTAAACGGGCGATGAACAGAGCACCGTCAGCGCGAGACCCCTGGTGGGCTGAGCATCAGCGGATTTGTGGCGGGACATACACCAAAGTCAAAGAGCCCGAGAATTACAAGGTGAAGAAAAGGGTGCGGGGGGAAACGCCAGGGAAGCAGTCAAAACCACTGAAGGACAAAG ATAGATCCCTGGGCGTGGATATTCGTTCTGTCATTCCGTTCGTTGGAAAAGGCCGTATCCTCGGAGGCAGGAGCGCCGACTTGCCTTCTCAACGCACGCCCATGGGGAGGATTCCCGAGAGCAGCAAGTTGCTCAGCTCGCGCTCCCAGGATGTTCCCCGAGGTTGTGAACCGGGTTTGGGCTCCTGGGTCGTTGAATCCAACCGGCAGGGAGCTTCTCCGGAGGCTGCAAATCCGGCCAGCCCCATCCCGGCGGGTGCTCGGCCGCCCTCCGTCCTTTCGGGGTGGTTGCTGAAACGCCCCGCTGACCACACCGGCCCGAAGACCGCTAAAAAATCCGTCGCCAATGCCGGGGCTTTCATCAGCGTCGACGGGTCGCCCGTTAAAATCGGTGGCCCACCGCCAACGGACTCTGCGAAGGGGAAAGTGCCTAAAAGTAACCAGAAACGGCCCATCTCTGAACTGCACGGGCCGCCTCACCAACCGGGCCGCTCCGCCGCCGGCACAAGCGCCAGGAAAAAGATGCGGGCCGAACCCCCCTCCCCCGGAGCGCCCATCCTGCAAGCCTTCGGTAAATCGCCGGCGGCAGCTCGATCTGCCGGAGCGAGCACGTCCGACGAGGCCGACTCCAGCAATCGGCACAGCCGGAATGCCGCGGGCACAGGACCATGGCAGACGGACAGCCCAGCTGGCGCATCTGGGACCAGCGCCGGCGGTGAGCTTGTTAACTGCCCCGTCTGTGGCTTGGCCTTCTCGGCATCTGGAATTAACCAGCACCTGGATTCCTGCCtccagtga